Part of the Candidatus Acidiferrales bacterium genome is shown below.
GGATGCAGGATACCAATGGTATTATGTGATCAGCGATTCAGATGTAGCTAAGATTGACAGCGTACATTTCAGACCGTACAGCGGTCGAGCCGATCAAATCGGCGGGCTGACGATAGAGACATTCTATTGCACCGCAATTCGCACCGGAGTTTGCACTTTTGCTTTGAGGGAACTTCGAGGTTGGGAGATCAACATTCCTCCGATTGATTCGATGAGATACGTACTGTTGGTAAGATAATTAATCGCTTGAGGAGTATTTCCTCATCAACACCAAATGAATTATCTTGTTCCTCGTTATAAGGAGGAGTTAGATATGCATTTATCTGAAAAGAAAATACACCTTGCTTTCGAGCGGATGGTGTTTTTCAGCGATGCGGTTTTTGCCATCGCCATCACACTTCTTGTTATTGAAATCAGGATACCGATTCTTCAGCAACCAGCCACCGAGGCGAGATTA
Proteins encoded:
- a CDS encoding protease inhibitor I42 family protein — protein: MKKYWIELFLIALLYPGCLKSTQPSQDQSGKTINATYHPNQKFAFELNLNADAGYQWYYVISDSDVAKIDSVHFRPYSGRADQIGGLTIETFYCTAIRTGVCTFALRELRGWEINIPPIDSMRYVLLVR